In one window of Lynx canadensis isolate LIC74 chromosome A3, mLynCan4.pri.v2, whole genome shotgun sequence DNA:
- the NPBWR2 gene encoding neuropeptides B/W receptor type 2 has product MQAAELDPLESRGFPSQAAAGANSSWDDGTGHNVTLPEPLPPFYVLLPTVYSVICAMGLAGNTAITYVIRRVPKMKTVSNVFTLNLAITDGLFAPALPVSITEHLLRRWPFGEPLCKLVLAIDHDNIFSSIYFPATMNVDRYLVVPATTQCRRVPQRTLRGAKITSLCVWIGGTIMVLPFSFAGVYSHQLQVTSCGLTFPRPERACFKASRIYVLVLGFVVPMCTLCVLYVDLLRRLRALRLLSRTKALGKAKRKVTTLVLAVLAVGLLCWTPFHLASVVALTTDVPQTSLVSGMSYIVTSLSCASSCLNPFLYAFLDENFQNSFRSTFRCSGASAPSAEPPCVC; this is encoded by the coding sequence ATGCAGGCTGCTGAGCTGGATCCCCTTGAAAGCAGAGGCTTCCCCTCCCAGGCTGCGGCGGGCGCCAACTCCTCCTGGGACGACGGCACCGGGCACAATGTCACCCTCCCCGAGCCGCTGCCACCCTTCTACGTGCTCCTGCCAACGGTGTACTCTGTGATCTGCGCCATGGGGCTGGCAGGTAACACAGCTATCACCTACGTGATTCGGAGGGTGCCCAAGATGAAAACGGTGAGCAACGTGTTCACCTTGAACCTGGCCATCACCGATGGCCTCTTCGCGCCGGCGCTGCCTGTCAGCATCACGGAGCACCTCCTGCGGCGCTGGCCCTTCGGGGAGCCGCTCTGCAAACTGGTGCTGGCCATCGACCACGAcaacatcttctccagcatctactTCCCGGCCACCATGAATGTGGATCGCTACCTGGTGGTGCCGGCCACCACACAGTGCCGCCGGGTGCCCCAGCGCACCCTCCGCGGAGCGAAGATCACCAGCCTCTGTGTCTGGATCGGTGGCACCATCATGGTCCTGCCCTTCTCCTTTGCTGGCGTCTACAGCCATCAGCTGCAGGTCACGAGTTGCGGGCTGACTTTCCCGCGGCCTGAGAGGGCCTGCTTCAAGGCCAGCCGCATCTACGTGCTAGTCCTGGGCTTTGTGGTGCCCATGTGTACCCTCTGCGTGCTCTACGTGGACCTGTTGCGTCGGCTGCGGGCCCTGCGGCTCCTCTCCAGAACCAAAGCTCTGGGCAAAGCCAAGCGGAAGGTGACCACCCTGGTCCTGGCTGTGCTGGCCGTGGGCCTGCTCTGCTGGACGCCCTTCCACCTGGCCTCCGTCGTGGCCCTGACCACAGACGTGCCCCAGACGTCACTGGTCAGCGGCATGTCCTACATCGTCACCAGCCTCAGCTGCGCCAGCTCCTGTCTCAACCCTTTCCTCTACGCCTTCCTGGATGAGAACTTCCAAAACAGCTTCCGCAGCACGTTCCGGTGCTCAGGGGCCTCAGCGCCCTCCGCAGAGCCCCCGTGCGTCTGCTAG